One genomic window of Effusibacillus pohliae DSM 22757 includes the following:
- the cas2 gene encoding CRISPR-associated endonuclease Cas2 — protein sequence MSKFMRLLVFFDLPVVTNREKREYRRFRTFLLNEGYDMLQFSVYSRVCHGHEATDKHLARLKHNLPPRGSIRAMVVTEKQYAKMQLLLGEPTAQEKKITSTQLTLF from the coding sequence ATGAGTAAGTTTATGCGATTGCTCGTCTTTTTTGATCTCCCCGTCGTGACCAACCGGGAGAAGCGCGAATACCGGCGATTTCGCACATTCCTGCTAAACGAAGGATATGATATGTTACAGTTTTCGGTCTACAGCCGCGTCTGCCATGGACACGAAGCAACGGACAAACACCTAGCAAGGTTAAAACACAACTTACCCCCTCGAGGATCGATTCGGGCAATGGTTGTAACGGAAAAACAGTATGCAAAGATGCAGCTGCTTCTTGGGGAACCGACAGCGCAAGAAAAGAAAATCACATCAACCCAGCTAACTCTTTTTTAA